ATTCGGTTTGCAAAGCAGAATAATCAGCGCAGCAGCGGAAAGCATGACAATTTCGATGGTGTGCGCCATGCCCATCAGTTTCGGGCCTTCTTCCGTTTGGAAGGTTGGGCGCAACTCGGGGACGGCACCCATCACGACCACCAACAATGCGGCGGCGAGGAAAATCCCGACTGAAAGTTTCGCCGCTTTGCTGACGGGCGCATTGGATACTTCAGTCGAATCTTTTTCGTTGGCTTCTACATATTCCGGGTCTTTCAGCAACGCCTGATAATGCGGGTCATCTTTCAACTCTTTGCCGAGCTTGTTGACAAATATGCAGGCAAGGCCGATACCTAAAATAGTTGAAGGAACAGTCACTTTCAGCACATCGGCCATCGTGATGTGCTGCGGCTCCAGGTAGGTCACGCAGGCGACGACCGCGGCCGCAATCGGGCTGGCAACAATGGCAAATTGCGACGCGATGACCGCCATCGTCAGCGGGCGGGAAGGACGGATGCCGTTGCGGCGGCTGACTTCGGCAATGACGGGTAATACCGAATAAGCGACATGTCCCGTGCCTGCCAATACGGTAAACAGATAAGTCACCATAGGCGCGATGAAAGTGATGTATTTCGGATTGCGATGTAAAACACGGGTGGCGATTTTAATCATGTAGTCCAAGCCGCCGCTTGCCTGCATCGATGCGGCGGCGGAAACGACCGCCATAATCATCAGCATCACATCAATCGGCGGACTGGTCGGCTCAAGATGGAAACCGAAGGCCAAAACCGCCAGCCCGATACCGCCGAGCACGCCCAAGCCGATGCCGCCGACCTGCGCGCCGATTAAGATACACACCAGTACGATGGCGAACTGGATAAAAAACATTGTGGACATGAACACTCCATTGTTTGTAAAAAAATCTTGAAGAGGAAACGGATTAAAGCGGATATCGGCGGAAGCTGCTGTTGCATTACATCTGATATCCATATTTTTGTTTTTATTTTAAATACCAACACTTTATCCGATTAAATCGGGCGTGATTATAGAGTAAGCACTCGTTATTAACAATGTTTTACTGAAATTAAGACATCAAAGGTCGTCTGAAAACACCGAAATTCATTTTTTCAGACGACCTTTTTCAGGAAATTTGTTCAACACAAAAATGTTTAGCGCGGTTTGCAGACAAGGCTTTATGTTCATACAAAAATCTATTTGATTTCTCTTAAACCGCCTTTCAATGAAATATCCTGCAATGCTCAATTCCCTATCCCAAGCTGCAACATCCCGATATAAATTTTCATTTTCTTGCATCCGGCCTTATCGAAATCAGCCGAAACATCCCCATAATACTGCCGTTATACCACTTCATATTTGAAAGAAAGCGATGACTGCCATCCTGATTATCCTCGGCCTGATTGCCATAGCGGTCGGCATTTTTGGCACGATTTACCCCGCCTTGCCGGGATTGAGCTTGATGTTTGTCGGCGCATGGCTGTTGGGCTATGCCGGCGACTATCAGGTTTTCGGTTCCGGCACACTCATTTTCCTTGCCGTTGTCGCCATTTTCGGCACGGCAATGGATTATGTCGCGGGCGCGCTGGGGGCAAAATATACGGGGGCGAGTAAAACCGCTGTCTGGGGAGCGTTTATCGGCGGCATTGTGGGCGCATTCTTCGCCATCCCCGGCCTGCTGTTAGGCCCTCTGATTGGCGCAGCCAGCGGCGAATTCATCGCCCGCAGAGACAGTTGGCAGGCAGGCAAAGTCGGCATCGGTACGTTTATCGGCTTTATCATCGGTACGGTTGCCAAAATCGGCTGCGCGCTGACCATTATGCTGACTGTCCTATTCGTATGGCTGGCTTCGTTTTTCTAAGCCATATCTTCAAAACCAAAGGTCGTCTGAAAATTCAGACGACCTTTGGTTTTTGAACGCTTATTTGTTACAGCAGGCTTTGTATTTCTTACCGCTGCCGCAAGGGCAAGGGTCGTTGCGTCCGATTTTGTCGCCTTCGCGGCGTACCGTTTGCGGTTTGTTGATGATTGCCTGCCAATACCAATAAATATCCAGCAACACATGCGGCAGCTCGGATTCGAGCTGGGCGAGTTCTTTTTCGGTCAGGTGCAGGATGATTTCGCCGTTTCGCTCTTCATCGTAAATCCCGCCCAAAGCCATAATCGGATAGAACAAATCTTCAAATTCTTCCTGATCAACCGCCTCAAACCAATCGGTCGGAACGATATCCAAAGCATACAGATAAGCGTTACACCAAGTATAAATATCGGGATTAGAAGCGGCATCTTCGTATAACCACAAATCGGGCAGCATTTTTTTACTGAGTTTGATGCGCAAATCCGCTGCCAAACCGATGACCAAACGTTCGATTTCGGTGCGCTCTTTGGCATCAAATAAGGATTCGTCGCCCAAAACTTCAGGCAGCCAGTCATTCGGGTTCAACGCATCGGGACCGCTCAACAAAGCCATCATAAACGCCTGCACCTCATCGCAGCGCATGGTGTTGTGGTGTTCCGATTTGGCATCGAGCAGCTCCATCAGGCGTACGCGCGACGCTTCGTCAAATGCTTGCAATTGCATGGTTATTCCTTAATTTTAAATGGTATGTTTATAGTGGATTAACTTTAAACCAGTACGGCGTTGCCTCGCCTTGTCCTGATTTAAATTTAATCCACTATATTCTCTAAGGGGTCGTCTGAAAACGGTTTAGGCGATGCGTTGGCGCATTTGCTCGAAAAGGCATACCGTTGCCGCCATGGCGACGTTTAACGATTCGGTCTGTCCCAGCATCGGGATTCTGACGCTGCCGTCAACTTTTTCCAAAATTTCCCGACTCACGCCGCTGCCTTCATTGCCGAAAACCCAAGCGCAAGGGGCATTTAAATCCAGTTGGTACAAGTCGGAAGGATTGCGCCCGTCCAAAGCGGTTGCCCATATTTTGTCCTGATAAGCATCCAGCCAATGCGGTAGAAAAACGCGGCTGTATATGTCCAGCAGAAAATGCGCCCCCATACCCGCACGCAATACTTTGGGCGACCAAATATCGACACAGTCATTACCCAACACAATCTGCCTAATGCCCGAAGCTGCCGCGCTGCGTAAAACCGTCCCGACATTGCCCGGATCTTGCAACCTGTCCAACACCACGCAGTCGCCGCTTAAAGGCAAATCACCTTGCGGCGGAATCTCTATCCAAGTCATCACATCGTCGGCATCGTTCAGACTGGTGATTTTAGACAAGGCTTCGTTTCCGACCCAAGTAATACCATCTTCGTCCAAACTGCTGATTAAATTTCGGATTTCAGGATGCGTGTTTTTACTTTCGGGCAAATACACTTGTTTGGGCGTGTATCCCGCCTCTAAATAGACCTGCAAAAGATGCACGCCTTCCAACACGGTTTGCCCGTATTCACGGCGTGCTTTAGATTGTGTCAACAGCTTGGACAAATGCTTGAGCTGCTCGTTTTGCGCGGAGGTAATCAATTTCATGTGCCGCATTATATAGCGGATTCAAATAAAAAGGATACAGCTCAATACCGTCCGACTTTGTTCAACCCGCTTTTTCAGACGACCTCAAGATGCGTCCGGTCAAAAACAAAATCCCTGCCCGAATAGCTCGGGAAGGGATTTTCTCTACTTGATGAAAATCTGTATCTCTATGCAGCTTAATGAACGACGGAATCCTGTTGAACCTGCGTTTCGGTTCGAACTGTAGTCTGACTCACACCTTTATCATTCTTTGCGGATTCAGGCATTACCACAGCGTCCGAAGCATTTTTGGCTGTCGGATTGGCGGCTACAGGTACGATATTTTCCTGTTGATTTTTGGTTTCAACAGCTTTTTCCGCGACCATACCAGAAGAGTCGCCCTTCACTTGCGGACCGAATTGCCATACGGCTACGGCAACCGCTGCCACGCTGGCGGCGACGGCGAAGGATTTGAAGAAGGAACTGTTCGCAGCCTGTACTTCCTTAACAACAGGCATCACAGCGGCAACTTCGGCTTCATGACGCTGTTTGTGTTCTTCGCTGATTTCCGCAAGCGTAGCGGTAAATGCCGCGCTTTGCATGAAATCCGCATCACGCCCTGTCCCTTCTTTATAGCGCATGCAATCGCCTAACAGATGGTACTCGTACCACGCTTCGGCAGCGGCATCGTCGGACAACAGACGGTCAAGCATCTCTTCGCTTACTTGGTCTCCATCCATCAGCATGGAAACATATTCTCTTGTTGTATCCATAGTTGTTACCATTTTTTTACCACCTTTGATTTTCAGAGGTTTCCAGCAGCGGCCTCAAATCTTTTGCTATCACTTCCCGCGCCCTGAAAATACGGGAGCGGACCGTTCCTATCGGACAATCCATAATTTTGGCTATTTCCTCGTAAGACAAACCGTCCATTTCCCGCAGGGTAATGGCTTTGCGTAAGTCTTCGGGCAAATGCGAAATTGTTGATTCGACTGTTTGCAGGATTTCCCGATTGATCATTTCAGCTTCCGGCGTATGGTAATCCGCAATCTGATCCGACAAATCCAGAATATCCCCGTCTTCGTTAGCAGCCTCTGCACTGACGAACGGCTGCTTTCCTGATGTTACTAAGAAATTCTTGGCGGTATTGATGGCAATCCGGTACAACCAAGTATAAAAAGCACTCTCACCCCGGAAATTCGGCAAGGCCCGATAAGCCCTAATCATTGCCTCTTGCGCCACATCATTGACTTCGTGTTCGTCTTTGACAAAACGGGAAATCAATCTGATGAGCCGACGCTGATATTTGGACATCAGCAACTCGAATGCTTTTTGTTCGCCCTTCTGCGCGCGCTCTACCAAGGCCTGATCAATCTGGCGATCATTCATATCTTACCTTTTATAATAACTGCATTATAAGCTATAAAATAGTAAAGCGTGCCGTGCCAGTTAAAGACAACTGCCGCCGTATTTAGTTCCATTTATATCTCAAAAATTTTCCGTAAACCGGTAAAAAACCGTCAAACCCTTGAAAATCGTGGCTTACCGTAAGGTTAACAATAGCAATGCAGTTTCCGTCAGTATTTGTGATAATCGGCCAGCATTTTCTGACGAACGGTACAATATGGTTTTCTTGCAACACTTTCTTAACGTTTTTATACAAAAAACCTACATTCATCATATCATCACTGCCCGCCGTCCGAATGATTCCGTCTTTTTCCAAGACCGATTCCGGCAATCCGTTGCGGTGCGGCACCAGAAAAAAGCCGTTTTCTTGGAGAATATCTTTCAGACGACCTCTGACTTCTTTTCCCTTTATCCAATCCGCGTCTGCAAACTGGTTTTGTTTCAATATGAATAAAAAATCCCGGTATAAACATACCGATGTTTCGCCGAACTGCCATTGTGCAGTTTCTGCTTCCAACAGTATCCGCGCGAAATCCGCCAGCTTTCTCGGAGAACTTTCCACAATCTCATTCTCTTTAAAAAACCGCCAAAGAATCCGGCTGCGGCGCGCTTCGCTGAATGTCTGCCAGCGGCTGACTTGGAAACGCCCGCTTTGGCAAACCGCCTGATAATCCGCTTCGACAACTTCGTCTAAAATCGCCAAATCGGTTTGCAAAGAACGGATGTTGGCACACACATGACGGTCAAAATTCGGAATGCGCTCCCGCCAAACCGGCAACGCCTCATAACGCATCCAATTCCTTAAAAAGGCAGTATCGGCGTTACTTTCGTCTTCGATGTTCGGCAGATTGCAGGCAGCGGCGTAGCTTTCCAGTTCTTTTCGGGAAAACGTCAGCAGCGGCCGCCAAATTTGCGTTTCCTCATCCAGCTTGCGCCATTGCGGCATGGCGGCAAGTGCTTTAATGCCGCCGCCGCGAACCGCCGCGAGCATGAATGTTTCAATTTGGTCATCCTGATGGTGCGCCAATGCGATGATGCCGGAGGGGTCGTCTGAAAACGCCTGATAACGCGCTTTCCGTGCGGCGGCTTCGATTCCCAAGCCGTCTTTTTTGACTTCAACTTTTACGCTTCTAAACGGCACATTCCATTCTTGGCATAAGCGTGTGCAAAACCCCAGCCAGTCATCCGCATTGCGGCTCAATCCGTGATGAACGTGCAAAGCGTGTACATTCAAACCAAGCTCTTCCCGCAAACACGCGAGCATATGCAGCAACACCACCGAATCCAAACCGCCGCTTAATCCGACCGTTACCGTACAACCATCTGGAAGCGAACGCGCCGAAAGACGCAGGGTTTCCAACAAACTGCGACATTGAGGCGGGAGGTTTTCAGACGACGTCGGGTTCATATGGCGTAATCTATGTTTTGTCGGCAAGGCAAGTTCTGAGAAATGAAAAAGCAGGCAGGGGGGCTTCTGCCTGCTTTTCTACACATTAATTGTTTACTTATCCGTAAACTTGCCGTAAGCCATAATCCGGTCGAAACGGCGCGACAGCAAATCCGCCATCGGCATATTTTGCGCTTCGCGCAACTCGGTTTCCAAAACCGTTTTGACGTTTTTCATGGTCGTTTCAAAGTCTCGGTGCGCCCCACCCAAAGGCTCGTTGATCACGGTATCGAT
The DNA window shown above is from Neisseria sicca and carries:
- a CDS encoding anaerobic C4-dicarboxylate transporter family protein, which encodes MFFIQFAIVLVCILIGAQVGGIGLGVLGGIGLAVLAFGFHLEPTSPPIDVMLMIMAVVSAAASMQASGGLDYMIKIATRVLHRNPKYITFIAPMVTYLFTVLAGTGHVAYSVLPVIAEVSRRNGIRPSRPLTMAVIASQFAIVASPIAAAVVACVTYLEPQHITMADVLKVTVPSTILGIGLACIFVNKLGKELKDDPHYQALLKDPEYVEANEKDSTEVSNAPVSKAAKLSVGIFLAAALLVVVMGAVPELRPTFQTEEGPKLMGMAHTIEIVMLSAAALIILLCKPNGNAITKGSVFHAGMRAVIAVFGVAWLGDTLMHGHLTEVKETVSHLVETAPWTFAFALFVLSVLVNSQGATVATLFPIGISLGIPAPIIIGTFVAVNGYFFIPNYGPIIAAIDFDSTGSTKIGKFIFNHSFMIPGLLSMAFSLAFGLLLANYFF
- a CDS encoding DUF456 domain-containing protein; the protein is MTAILIILGLIAIAVGIFGTIYPALPGLSLMFVGAWLLGYAGDYQVFGSGTLIFLAVVAIFGTAMDYVAGALGAKYTGASKTAVWGAFIGGIVGAFFAIPGLLLGPLIGAASGEFIARRDSWQAGKVGIGTFIGFIIGTVAKIGCALTIMLTVLFVWLASFF
- a CDS encoding YecA family protein, with the protein product MQLQAFDEASRVRLMELLDAKSEHHNTMRCDEVQAFMMALLSGPDALNPNDWLPEVLGDESLFDAKERTEIERLVIGLAADLRIKLSKKMLPDLWLYEDAASNPDIYTWCNAYLYALDIVPTDWFEAVDQEEFEDLFYPIMALGGIYDEERNGEIILHLTEKELAQLESELPHVLLDIYWYWQAIINKPQTVRREGDKIGRNDPCPCGSGKKYKACCNK
- a CDS encoding TrmH family RNA methyltransferase yields the protein MKLITSAQNEQLKHLSKLLTQSKARREYGQTVLEGVHLLQVYLEAGYTPKQVYLPESKNTHPEIRNLISSLDEDGITWVGNEALSKITSLNDADDVMTWIEIPPQGDLPLSGDCVVLDRLQDPGNVGTVLRSAAASGIRQIVLGNDCVDIWSPKVLRAGMGAHFLLDIYSRVFLPHWLDAYQDKIWATALDGRNPSDLYQLDLNAPCAWVFGNEGSGVSREILEKVDGSVRIPMLGQTESLNVAMAATVCLFEQMRQRIA
- a CDS encoding sigma-E factor negative regulatory protein — its product is MDTTREYVSMLMDGDQVSEEMLDRLLSDDAAAEAWYEYHLLGDCMRYKEGTGRDADFMQSAAFTATLAEISEEHKQRHEAEVAAVMPVVKEVQAANSSFFKSFAVAASVAAVAVAVWQFGPQVKGDSSGMVAEKAVETKNQQENIVPVAANPTAKNASDAVVMPESAKNDKGVSQTTVRTETQVQQDSVVH
- the rpoE gene encoding RNA polymerase sigma factor RpoE, which encodes MNDRQIDQALVERAQKGEQKAFELLMSKYQRRLIRLISRFVKDEHEVNDVAQEAMIRAYRALPNFRGESAFYTWLYRIAINTAKNFLVTSGKQPFVSAEAANEDGDILDLSDQIADYHTPEAEMINREILQTVESTISHLPEDLRKAITLREMDGLSYEEIAKIMDCPIGTVRSRIFRAREVIAKDLRPLLETSENQRW
- the tilS gene encoding tRNA lysidine(34) synthetase TilS encodes the protein MNPTSSENLPPQCRSLLETLRLSARSLPDGCTVTVGLSGGLDSVVLLHMLACLREELGLNVHALHVHHGLSRNADDWLGFCTRLCQEWNVPFRSVKVEVKKDGLGIEAAARKARYQAFSDDPSGIIALAHHQDDQIETFMLAAVRGGGIKALAAMPQWRKLDEETQIWRPLLTFSRKELESYAAACNLPNIEDESNADTAFLRNWMRYEALPVWRERIPNFDRHVCANIRSLQTDLAILDEVVEADYQAVCQSGRFQVSRWQTFSEARRSRILWRFFKENEIVESSPRKLADFARILLEAETAQWQFGETSVCLYRDFLFILKQNQFADADWIKGKEVRGRLKDILQENGFFLVPHRNGLPESVLEKDGIIRTAGSDDMMNVGFLYKNVKKVLQENHIVPFVRKCWPIITNTDGNCIAIVNLTVSHDFQGFDGFLPVYGKFLRYKWN